The Candidatus Methanoperedens sp. genome contains a region encoding:
- a CDS encoding type II toxin-antitoxin system mRNA interferase toxin, RelE/StbE family codes for MYEILIEEKLQETLKKFFKKDKKLYEICLKKIEQIANNPEQYKPLKHNMKNIRRVHIAKSFVLTFRVEKNKVKFLDFDHHDNIYEN; via the coding sequence ATGTATGAAATTCTAATAGAGGAGAAGCTGCAGGAAACCCTTAAAAAATTCTTTAAGAAAGATAAAAAGCTTTATGAAATTTGTCTCAAGAAAATTGAACAGATTGCCAATAATCCTGAACAGTATAAGCCTCTCAAGCATAATATGAAAAATATAAGAAGAGTTCATATCGCAAAATCTTTTGTACTCACTTTTCGGGTAGAAAAAAATAAGGTAAAATTCCTTGATTTTGACCATCACGACAACATTTATGAGAATTGA
- a CDS encoding type II toxin-antitoxin system VapC family toxin translates to MKTSGDAVYLIDTYAWVEYFTGSKRGENVKRIIENENNVILTPECCLAEIKGWAIRENMDFEELYSIVRKVSDIRCILTQDWLDAATIRSELRKTKKGLGMMDALIIAQQKRMGCKVVSGDPHFERLKDVVFI, encoded by the coding sequence ATGAAGACCTCTGGTGATGCTGTGTACCTGATAGATACTTATGCATGGGTTGAATATTTCACAGGTTCAAAAAGAGGTGAAAATGTTAAAAGAATAATAGAAAATGAAAATAATGTAATCCTCACTCCCGAATGCTGCCTGGCTGAGATAAAAGGCTGGGCTATCAGGGAAAATATGGATTTTGAAGAACTATATTCAATTGTGAGGAAAGTTTCTGATATCAGGTGTATTTTAACTCAGGATTGGCTGGATGCTGCAACGATTAGAAGTGAACTCAGGAAAACAAAAAAAGGCTTAGGTATGATGGATGCGCTTATCATTGCCCAGCAAAAGAGAATGGGCTGCAAAGTGGTCAGCGGGGATCCGCATTTTGAAAGATTGAAGGATGTGGTTTTTATATGA
- a CDS encoding 4Fe-4S dicluster domain-containing protein → MVVKKYSEGAIIIEIDEEKCNADGECVNVCPTNVFEIVDGKSKALRVADCIECCACVDACPTKAIKHHSC, encoded by the coding sequence ATGGTAGTTAAGAAATATAGCGAAGGCGCCATAATAATTGAAATTGATGAAGAAAAGTGCAATGCTGATGGAGAATGTGTAAATGTCTGCCCCACCAATGTTTTTGAAATCGTGGATGGCAAATCAAAAGCGCTCCGCGTTGCTGATTGCATAGAATGCTGCGCATGCGTTGATGCATGCCCCACAAAGGCTATCAAGCATCATTCCTGTTAA
- a CDS encoding metallophosphoesterase family protein, which produces MLVGLIADVHSNVVALKAVLSEMDALGVEKILHAGDIVGYNPYPNETIGLFKKRKIISIRGNHDRALATEDISGFNPYAAKALDWTGKVITRENLGFISRLKDVEAIRVEDTKIVIVHGSPKDFDEYVYPEDVEPEFLTITDSDKLVLGHTHVQFNMEFPGGTVINPGSVGQPRDLDPDSAFAILDTDTMKIQLKRKKYDIEKVIEDMQKAHLPEKLAFRLRDGT; this is translated from the coding sequence ATGCTCGTGGGGTTGATAGCAGATGTTCATTCAAACGTGGTTGCGCTAAAAGCAGTACTTTCTGAAATGGATGCACTGGGTGTTGAAAAAATATTGCATGCAGGAGACATAGTTGGGTATAATCCTTATCCGAATGAGACGATTGGGTTATTTAAAAAAAGAAAGATCATTTCTATCCGGGGAAATCATGATAGGGCGCTTGCCACAGAAGATATATCGGGATTCAATCCATATGCTGCAAAGGCTCTTGACTGGACTGGAAAGGTAATAACCCGTGAGAATCTTGGATTTATTTCAAGACTTAAAGATGTTGAAGCAATAAGGGTAGAGGATACAAAAATAGTCATAGTTCATGGAAGCCCGAAAGATTTTGACGAGTATGTTTATCCTGAGGATGTTGAACCGGAATTTCTCACAATTACAGATTCTGACAAACTTGTGCTTGGTCATACGCATGTACAATTCAATATGGAATTTCCTGGAGGCACAGTAATAAATCCGGGTTCAGTCGGGCAGCCCAGGGATCTCGACCCGGACTCTGCTTTTGCGATTCTTGACACCGATACAATGAAAATACAGCTCAAACGAAAAAAGTATGATATAGAAAAAGTGATAGAAGATATGCAAAAAGCACATCTTCCAGAAAAACTTGCCTTCCGGCTTCGAGATGGAACTTAA
- a CDS encoding radical SAM protein, with protein sequence MNICYQPHEHINKYTMVSQIVYCMKMVRASMGTLGVLGLELVQMDTPPTTAYLQIYTEKRCMANCQFCAQASGSSADMTHIARGMYMPFDLEAVVGRLKIAYERGYLARACIQTALYDTWWEDTVCLIKKIREESRIPISLSVFPLSKIRYEELKKLGVNELVIPLDACTPGLFDKIKGKTTGGPYSWEKHIKGIKTASLVFEKVGTHLIIGFGESDEDAIKVISDLWNNNVNTALFSYTYIPGTQSKASDKAESETVKHYRTVQLARHLIMEKLAFYSDMRFKDGTLIDYGVQEEVLLNIIEDGSAFQTSGCPGCNRPMANETFSKIFNFPKKPDEVEKDIIKNDLGLQSKHIAKT encoded by the coding sequence ATGAACATCTGCTATCAACCCCACGAGCATATCAATAAATATACTATGGTTTCCCAAATAGTTTACTGTATGAAAATGGTCAGGGCTTCAATGGGAACACTTGGCGTACTCGGGCTTGAGCTTGTACAGATGGATACGCCTCCTACTACTGCATATCTTCAGATCTACACTGAAAAACGCTGCATGGCAAATTGTCAGTTCTGTGCCCAGGCATCCGGTTCATCAGCAGACATGACACATATTGCGCGCGGCATGTACATGCCTTTTGACCTTGAAGCAGTGGTCGGGCGGTTAAAAATTGCATATGAACGCGGGTACCTTGCACGCGCCTGTATACAAACGGCGCTTTATGATACGTGGTGGGAGGATACTGTCTGCCTTATCAAAAAGATCCGCGAAGAAAGCCGGATCCCCATTTCTCTGTCAGTTTTCCCCCTGAGTAAAATCAGGTACGAAGAATTGAAAAAACTTGGAGTCAACGAACTTGTAATTCCCCTTGATGCCTGCACACCCGGATTATTTGATAAGATAAAAGGAAAAACAACCGGCGGACCCTACTCGTGGGAAAAACATATTAAAGGGATAAAAACTGCGTCCCTTGTATTTGAAAAAGTCGGCACCCATTTGATAATAGGTTTTGGGGAAAGCGATGAAGATGCTATAAAAGTCATTTCTGATTTATGGAATAATAACGTTAATACAGCGCTGTTTTCATATACATATATACCAGGGACACAATCAAAAGCATCCGATAAAGCAGAAAGTGAGACCGTAAAACATTATCGAACAGTGCAGCTGGCAAGGCACCTGATTATGGAAAAACTCGCATTTTACTCTGATATGAGGTTCAAAGATGGAACGCTTATTGATTATGGGGTACAGGAGGAAGTTCTTCTTAACATCATTGAAGACGGAAGTGCTTTCCAGACATCCGGATGTCCGGGATGCAACCGACCGATGGCAAATGAAACTTTTTCAAAAATATTCAATTTTCCGAAAAAACCAGACGAAGTTGAAAAGGACATTATAAAAAACGATCTGGGGTTACAGTCAAAACATATAGCCAAAACATAA
- a CDS encoding Glu/Leu/Phe/Val dehydrogenase: protein MEIHEQIFEITDEIGPEKIVHLYEPRTKMKAIIVVDNTAAGPAIGGVRMAPDVTLNEVKRLARAMTYKNVMAGLPHGGGKSGIIADPKTVNKEQVIRTFARSIKNILEYIPGPDMGTDEASMAYVYDETSRVVGLPRELGGIPLDEIGATGYGVAECTDVAKDYINLDLNGARVTIEGLGNVGKPAARFLAKKGAVLVGASDSKGTIYNSNGLDVEELIRIKESTGSVINYKDGEVLKTTDLLLINTDILIPAARPDVISDANADVIDAKLIVEGANIPITESAEKLLHDRGILVVPDFVANAGGVITASVEYHGGTELIALDRTKSMIRKNTKELLDKVYSDKTYPRETAVGIAKQRVMRAMKYRK from the coding sequence ATGGAAATACACGAACAAATATTCGAAATAACAGATGAAATAGGTCCTGAAAAGATCGTTCACCTATATGAACCGCGAACAAAAATGAAAGCCATCATCGTTGTGGATAACACAGCGGCAGGCCCTGCTATCGGTGGCGTGAGGATGGCTCCTGATGTAACACTGAATGAGGTCAAGAGGCTTGCGCGTGCCATGACCTATAAAAATGTCATGGCAGGTCTTCCCCACGGCGGTGGAAAATCCGGGATTATCGCTGATCCTAAAACCGTAAACAAGGAACAGGTAATAAGGACTTTTGCCCGCAGCATAAAAAACATCCTGGAATATATTCCGGGTCCGGATATGGGTACTGATGAAGCAAGCATGGCTTATGTTTATGATGAAACTTCCCGCGTAGTGGGACTTCCGAGAGAACTTGGTGGTATCCCTCTTGACGAAATTGGCGCAACCGGGTACGGGGTGGCTGAATGCACGGATGTGGCAAAAGATTACATCAATCTCGACCTGAACGGGGCACGCGTTACAATCGAAGGGTTGGGGAACGTGGGAAAACCTGCGGCGCGTTTTCTTGCCAAAAAAGGTGCAGTACTTGTCGGTGCAAGTGACTCTAAAGGTACGATCTATAATTCAAATGGATTGGATGTCGAGGAATTGATACGCATTAAGGAATCCACCGGTTCTGTAATTAATTATAAAGACGGGGAGGTTTTAAAAACAACAGACCTTTTGCTGATAAATACGGATATCCTTATCCCTGCAGCAAGACCTGATGTGATAAGTGATGCAAACGCGGATGTTATTGATGCAAAACTGATTGTTGAGGGTGCAAATATCCCCATCACCGAAAGTGCGGAAAAATTGCTGCACGACAGGGGGATCCTGGTAGTTCCTGATTTTGTGGCAAATGCAGGCGGTGTAATCACCGCCTCAGTCGAATATCATGGGGGAACAGAATTGATCGCGCTTGACAGGACAAAAAGCATGATCCGGAAGAACACAAAAGAACTCCTTGATAAAGTGTATAGCGACAAAACATACCCCCGCGAAACCGCTGTCGGGATTGCAAAACAACGTGTCATGCGGGCGATGAAATACAGGAAGTAA